Proteins found in one Triticum aestivum cultivar Chinese Spring chromosome 4D, IWGSC CS RefSeq v2.1, whole genome shotgun sequence genomic segment:
- the LOC123098606 gene encoding polyadenylate-binding protein RBP47B' yields MGTTETGQDPVPPPPHRRPLAAAPPTQAKPHRPPSQGAAALMMMAGPYHQPTTLEEVRTLWIGDLQYWADENYLYGCFAHTGEVQSVKLIRNKLSGLPEGYGFIEFISHEAAEKVLQAYNGAQMPGTEHTFRLNWASFSSGEKRPDAGPDHSIFVGDLAPDVTDYLLQETFRVNYSSVRGAKVVTDPNTGRSKGYGFVKFADENEKTRAMSEMNGVYCSTRPMRISAAIPKKSSGSQLQYGAAKAMYPAAAYAIPQAQTVLPDSDPTNTTIFIGNLDPNVTEEELRQICVQFGELIYVKIPVGKGCGFVQYASRASAEEAVQRLHGTVIGQQVVRLSWGRSPANKQDQSAAWGQQTDPNQWSAYYSYGYDPYGYPQDPSYAYGAYAGYAQYPQQVEGATDMASAAGGHAPGMEQNEVYDPMSLPDVEKMNASYMAVHGTTMLGRHLWLKTSPLSQSA; encoded by the exons ATGGGAACCACCGAGACAGGCCAGGACCCCGTACCCCCACCACCACACCGCCGCCCTCTCGCCGCCGCGCCTCCGACCCAAGCCAAGCCACACCGCCCGCCGTCGCAGGGAGCGGCCGCTCTGATGATGATGGCGGGGCCGTACCACCAGCCGACCACCCTGGAGGAGGTCCGCACGCTCTGGATCGGCGACCTCCAGTACTGGGCCGACGAGAACTACCTCTACGGCTGCTTCGCGCACACCGGCGAG GTACAATCCGTAAAATTAATACGCAACAAATTATCTGGTCTTCCAGAAGGCTATGGATTCATTGAATTCATTTCACACGAAGCTGCTGAGAAAGTTCTACAGGCTTATAATGGCGCACAAATGCCTGGAACCGAGCATACATTCAGATTGAACTGGGCATCGTTCAGCTCTGGTGAGAAGCGTCCGGATGCAGGACCTGACCATTCAATTTTTGTAGGAGACTTGGCCCCTGATGTCACAGATTACTTACTACAAGAGACTTTCCGAGTGAACTATTCATCTGTTAGGGGTGCCAAGGTTGTCACAGATCCAAATACTGGGAGATCTAAAGGATATGGATTTGTAAAGTTTGCAGATGAAAATGAGAAGACCCGTGCAATGTCAGAAATGAATGGTGTGTATTGCTCAACAAGACCTATGCGGATAAGTGCTGCAATTCCTAAGAAATCATCTGGATCTCAGCTTCAGTATGGAGCTGCTAAAG CCATGTACCCCGCAGCAGCTTATGCAATTCCGCAGGCCCAAACAGTTCTACCAGATAGTGATCCTACAAACACTACG ATATTTATTGGTAACTTGGACCCAAATGTGACGGAAGAAGAGCTGAGGCAGATTTGCGTGCAGTTTGGGGAGCTTATATATGTAAAAATTCCAGTTGGTAAAGGATGTGGATTTGTACAATATGCATCTAG GGCATCAGCTGAAGAGGCTGTGCAGCGTCTTCATGGCACAGTGATTGGTCAACAGGTGGTTAGACTTTCATGGGGCAGAAGTCCTGCCAATAAGCAG GATCAATCAGCAGCCTGGGGTCAGCAGACAGATCCTAATCAATGGAGTGCTTATTATAGCTATGGATATGATCCATATGGGTATCCTCAGGACCCATCATATGCATATGGTGCTTATGCAGGATACGCCCAGTATCCCCAACAG GTTGAGGGAGCAACCGATATGGCATCAGCAGCTGGTGGCCATGCCCCAGGCATGGAACAAAATGAGGTGTATGATCCAATGAGCTTACCTGACGTCGAGAA GATGAACGCTTCGTACATGGCGGTTCATGGTACCACGATGCTAGGACGCCACCTGTGGCTGAAGACCTCACCATTGTCTCAGTCGGCTTGA